A stretch of Chloroflexota bacterium DNA encodes these proteins:
- the gatC gene encoding Asp-tRNA(Asn)/Glu-tRNA(Gln) amidotransferase subunit GatC, giving the protein MKLSREEVLHIARLARLGLTEEDVERFREQLSNILENFEVLKEVESEGVPPTTHAVPLQNVLREDEVAPSLPQGEVLANAPRQEEGHFKVRPVLE; this is encoded by the coding sequence ATGAAGCTGAGCCGGGAAGAGGTGCTCCATATTGCCCGGCTCGCCCGCCTGGGGCTGACCGAGGAGGATGTGGAGCGCTTCCGGGAACAGCTTTCCAATATCCTGGAGAACTTTGAGGTGCTGAAGGAGGTGGAGAGCGAAGGGGTGCCCCCCACCACCCACGCTGTCCCCCTCCAGAATGTCCTGCGGGAGGACGAAGTAGCCCCTTCTCTGCCCCAGGGCGAGGTCCTGGCCAATGCCCCCCGGCAGGAGGAAGGCCATTTCAAGGTCCGGCCGGTGCTGGAGTGA
- a CDS encoding TIGR00725 family protein — METLVAVIGASQCTPREAGVAEEVGRELARRGAVLVCGGLGGVMEAACRGALKAGGRTIGILPGNSPGDANPFVQFPIVTGMGHARNVIVVKSARAAIAIGGSYGTLSEIAHALQNHIPVVGLGTWELARNGREDNSIVPAATPQEAVEKALELAKEAR, encoded by the coding sequence ATGGAAACCCTTGTTGCGGTCATCGGGGCCAGCCAGTGTACCCCCAGGGAGGCCGGGGTGGCGGAGGAGGTGGGGAGGGAGCTGGCGCGGAGGGGGGCGGTGCTGGTCTGTGGGGGGCTGGGAGGGGTGATGGAGGCCGCCTGTCGGGGGGCCTTGAAGGCGGGGGGCAGGACCATCGGCATCCTCCCCGGGAACAGCCCTGGGGATGCGAACCCCTTTGTCCAGTTTCCCATTGTCACCGGCATGGGCCATGCCCGCAATGTCATTGTGGTCAAGTCCGCAAGGGCCGCCATCGCCATCGGTGGGAGCTACGGCACCCTCTCGGAGATAGCCCATGCCCTTCAGAACCACATCCCCGTGGTGGGCCTGGGTACCTGGGAGCTGGCGCGGAATGGCCGGGAGGACAATTCTATAGTTCCGGCTGCCACCCCTCAGGAGGCGGTGGAGAAGGCCCTGGAGCTGGCCAAGGAGGCCCGTTGA
- the eno gene encoding phosphopyruvate hydratase → MSTIEEIEAREVLDSRGQPTVEVEVVLIDGTFGRAAVPSGASTGRFEALELRDGDPKRFGGRGVLKAIRNIREEIAPALIGFSALEQEAIDRKLIELDGTSNKGRLGANAILGVSLAVAHAGAAYLGLSLYRYLGGVGANQLPVPMFNLINGGKHAPGGADFQEFLVVPLGAESFDQALRMGAEVYSALRAILEKKGLGLGVGDEGGFAPKLARNEEGLDLLVQAIKKAGYGPGEDIFLALDIASSSFYREDSYTIPTDGHTLSSGDLVDYYEGLASQYPLASLEDGMAEEDWGGWRLLAERLGKRLLLVGDDLYATNPRRLERGIKERASNAILIKPNQIGTLTETLACGEMAKKAGFALVVSHRSGETEDTTIADLAVAMGAGLIKAGAPARSERVAKYNQLLRIEEELGTSARFAGRGAFPFLA, encoded by the coding sequence TTGAGCACCATTGAGGAAATAGAGGCCCGGGAGGTCCTGGACTCCCGCGGTCAACCCACCGTAGAGGTGGAGGTGGTCCTTATTGACGGGACCTTCGGCCGGGCGGCGGTGCCCTCGGGGGCCAGCACCGGCAGGTTTGAGGCCCTGGAACTGAGGGACGGGGACCCCAAGCGCTTCGGCGGCCGGGGGGTGCTGAAGGCTATCAGGAATATCCGGGAGGAGATAGCCCCGGCCCTTATCGGTTTTTCTGCCCTGGAGCAGGAGGCCATAGACAGAAAGCTCATAGAGCTTGACGGGACTTCCAACAAGGGCCGGCTGGGGGCCAATGCCATCCTGGGGGTCTCCCTGGCGGTGGCGCATGCCGGGGCCGCCTACCTGGGGCTCTCCCTCTACCGCTATCTCGGGGGGGTGGGGGCCAACCAGCTCCCGGTGCCTATGTTCAACCTCATCAACGGGGGCAAGCACGCCCCCGGGGGGGCCGATTTCCAGGAGTTCCTGGTGGTGCCCCTGGGGGCCGAGAGCTTTGACCAGGCCCTGAGGATGGGGGCCGAGGTCTATTCCGCCCTGAGGGCTATCCTGGAGAAGAAGGGCCTGGGGCTGGGGGTGGGGGATGAGGGTGGCTTCGCCCCAAAACTGGCCCGCAACGAGGAGGGCCTGGACCTCCTGGTCCAGGCTATAAAGAAGGCGGGCTACGGGCCGGGGGAGGACATCTTTCTGGCCCTGGACATCGCCTCCAGCTCCTTCTACCGGGAGGACAGCTATACTATCCCCACGGACGGGCATACCCTCTCCTCCGGGGACCTGGTGGACTACTATGAAGGGCTGGCCTCCCAATACCCCCTGGCATCCCTGGAGGACGGCATGGCCGAGGAGGACTGGGGGGGGTGGCGTCTCCTTGCCGAGAGGCTGGGGAAGAGGCTCCTCTTGGTGGGGGATGACCTATATGCCACCAACCCCCGGCGTCTGGAACGGGGGATAAAAGAGCGGGCCTCCAACGCCATCCTCATCAAGCCCAACCAGATAGGGACCCTCACCGAGACCCTGGCCTGCGGGGAGATGGCGAAAAAAGCAGGCTTTGCCCTCGTCGTCAGCCACCGCTCCGGGGAAACGGAGGACACCACCATCGCGGACCTGGCAGTGGCCATGGGGGCCGGGCTCATCAAGGCCGGTGCCCCCGCTCGCTCGGAGAGGGTGGCCAAGTACAACCAGCTCCTGCGCATAGAGGAGGAGCTGGGCACCTCCGCCCGCTTTGCCGGGAGAGGGGCCTTTCCCTTCCTGGCATGA
- a CDS encoding ZIP family metal transporter — MAVLALAFLSALSTVIGGLLPVYTRVRQVPTRYLLGFAAGVMVSVALLVMLPEVAELEGASFIALAVGFFGLYATEKLIMVHTCHEGECEVHSLGWTALIGIAAESLLDGVAIAVGYSLAPAVGVSVALAVIVHEFPRGFTTSVIMQGAGYRRVRVLGALAIDALLTPVAAGLVLLGLFPQSLYGPLFSFAAGAFLYVGASDLLPEAHRRFNYWVVASVMLGVVLIPLVELVTGI; from the coding sequence ATGGCAGTCCTGGCCCTGGCCTTCCTATCTGCCTTGTCTACGGTGATAGGGGGGCTCCTCCCCGTCTACACCAGGGTCAGGCAGGTACCCACCCGCTACCTGCTAGGGTTCGCCGCCGGGGTGATGGTCTCCGTGGCCCTCCTGGTGATGCTGCCGGAGGTTGCAGAACTGGAGGGGGCCAGCTTCATCGCCCTGGCGGTGGGATTCTTCGGCCTTTATGCCACCGAGAAACTCATCATGGTCCATACCTGCCACGAGGGCGAGTGTGAGGTCCATTCCCTGGGGTGGACGGCCCTCATCGGCATTGCGGCGGAGAGCCTGCTGGACGGGGTGGCCATTGCAGTGGGCTATTCCCTGGCCCCGGCTGTGGGCGTTTCTGTGGCCCTCGCGGTCATCGTCCACGAGTTCCCCCGGGGCTTCACAACCTCTGTCATCATGCAGGGGGCGGGCTACCGCAGGGTCAGGGTGCTGGGGGCCCTGGCCATTGATGCCCTGCTCACCCCCGTGGCTGCCGGACTGGTCCTGCTGGGCCTTTTCCCCCAGAGCCTCTATGGTCCCCTCTTCTCCTTCGCTGCGGGCGCCTTTCTGTACGTGGGGGCCTCGGACCTCCTGCCGGAAGCCCACCGCCGGTTTAATTACTGGGTGGTGGCCTCGGTCATGCTGGGGGTTGTCCTCATCCCCCTGGTGGAACTCGTGACGGGGATTTAG
- the queF gene encoding preQ(1) synthase, with protein sequence MKMSEKQFVAQGEEAIRADLLEAIPFDYTSGPPTEVVYETEEFTSVCPWTGLPDFAHLTIRYIPGEKLVELKSLKLYLISFRNVGILQEHSPNRILRDLAGLLRPLQIEVEARFRERGGIRTQVKVEYHREKEESWQQR encoded by the coding sequence ATGAAGATGTCCGAAAAGCAATTTGTCGCTCAGGGGGAGGAGGCCATCCGCGCCGACCTCCTGGAGGCCATCCCCTTTGACTATACCTCGGGCCCACCCACCGAGGTGGTCTATGAGACCGAGGAGTTCACCTCCGTCTGCCCCTGGACCGGCCTCCCCGACTTCGCCCACCTGACGATAAGATACATCCCCGGGGAGAAGCTGGTGGAGCTCAAGTCGCTGAAGCTTTATCTTATCTCCTTCCGCAATGTGGGCATCCTACAGGAGCACAGCCCCAACCGCATCCTGCGGGACCTGGCGGGGCTGCTCCGGCCCCTGCAGATAGAGGTGGAGGCCCGCTTCCGGGAGAGGGGGGGGATAAGGACCCAGGTGAAGGTGGAATACCACCGAGAAAAGGAGGAATCATGGCAACAAAGATAG
- a CDS encoding DUF1015 family protein, translated as MADIRPFRGLRYSPRFVPDPSLVLCPPYDVISPQTQKALHERSRYNIIHLEYGERRPGDTAEDNRYTRAFSLLWEWLTKGVLPREAEPAFYLHHQTFTFGGKRYTRRVLMAAVELNRDVIRAHEGTLQAPRTDRLDLLRATKTNISPVFCLYQDPTGKAMEVFSQVEQSHPVLEAQVEEEEHQLWTITDPGLQRELQELLSPLPLYIADGHHRFSSALAYKEEMERACAPGDEHSFVLMGLVEFHDPGLLILPVHRMVTGLGPKAPTCLVAVAELFQVQPFPSPVALLEAMTRDEYGLGLYCADGFFLLTPLQRLPYEKLLKLLHREVLESFLKAEKVAYTHSAEEAVERVKKGEYTIAFLMNPLKVEAIKAVADAGETLPGKSTYFYPKLPTGLVLRPLFDPPMTWEEYEEAKSHWEES; from the coding sequence ATGGCAGATATAAGGCCTTTCCGAGGTCTCAGGTACAGCCCCCGCTTCGTCCCCGACCCCTCCCTGGTCCTCTGCCCCCCCTATGATGTCATCTCCCCCCAGACCCAGAAGGCGTTACATGAAAGAAGCCGCTACAATATCATCCACCTGGAATACGGGGAAAGACGGCCTGGCGATACCGCTGAGGACAATCGCTACACCAGGGCTTTTTCCCTCCTCTGGGAATGGCTCACAAAAGGGGTCCTCCCCCGGGAGGCAGAGCCAGCCTTCTACCTGCATCACCAGACCTTCACCTTCGGGGGGAAAAGGTATACCCGCCGCGTGCTCATGGCTGCGGTGGAGCTGAACCGGGACGTCATCCGGGCCCACGAGGGCACCCTGCAGGCACCCAGAACGGACCGCCTGGACCTCCTGCGGGCCACCAAGACTAACATCAGCCCCGTCTTCTGCCTTTACCAGGACCCGACGGGGAAGGCTATGGAGGTCTTTTCTCAAGTTGAACAGTCCCACCCCGTCCTGGAAGCCCAGGTGGAAGAGGAGGAGCACCAGCTCTGGACCATCACCGACCCGGGCCTTCAGAGGGAGCTCCAGGAGCTCCTCTCCCCCCTCCCCCTCTATATCGCGGATGGCCACCACCGCTTCTCAAGCGCCCTGGCCTACAAAGAGGAAATGGAAAGGGCGTGCGCCCCCGGAGATGAGCACAGCTTTGTCCTGATGGGCCTGGTGGAGTTCCATGACCCGGGGCTCCTCATCCTGCCCGTTCACCGCATGGTGACGGGGCTGGGGCCCAAGGCCCCCACCTGCCTAGTGGCCGTGGCCGAACTCTTTCAGGTCCAGCCCTTCCCGTCCCCCGTAGCTCTTCTGGAGGCCATGACCCGCGACGAGTATGGCCTGGGCCTCTATTGCGCCGATGGCTTCTTCCTCCTCACCCCCCTCCAGCGCCTGCCCTATGAGAAGCTGTTGAAGCTCCTCCACCGGGAGGTGCTGGAGAGCTTCCTGAAGGCGGAGAAGGTGGCCTACACCCACAGCGCCGAGGAGGCGGTGGAGAGGGTGAAGAAGGGGGAATACACGATAGCCTTCCTGATGAACCCTCTAAAAGTTGAAGCCATCAAGGCCGTCGCCGATGCCGGGGAGACCCTTCCCGGCAAGTCCACCTACTTCTACCCCAAGCTCCCCACCGGCCTGGTCCTGAGGCCGCTCTTTGACCCGCCTATGACCTGGGAGGAGTACGAAGAGGCAAAGTCGCATTGGGAGGAGTCCTGA
- the gap gene encoding type I glyceraldehyde-3-phosphate dehydrogenase yields MATKIGINGFGRVGRQTLRAVLERHPDKLEVVAVNDLTDPRTNAHLLRWDSNYGRYPGKVEAAPDAIIVDGKRIKVFAERDPAKIPWKGLGVEVVVESTGIFTDAAKAGAHLQAGAKKVIITAPAKGEDVTVVLGVNEKAYDPARHHVISNASCTTNCIAPVVKVLNDKFGVVKGLMSTIHAYTNDQRLLDMFHSDLRRARAAAMNIVPTTTGAARAVTVVIPELKGRLHGVAFRVPVPTVSLCDFVADLSRDVSVEEVNRAFREAAQGPLKGLLEYCEEELVSSDFKGNPASAIFDAPSTMVIGGNMVKVLAWYDNEWGYSCRVADLTAYLVEKGL; encoded by the coding sequence ATGGCAACAAAGATAGGCATCAACGGGTTTGGCCGGGTGGGCCGGCAGACGCTCCGGGCCGTCCTGGAACGCCACCCGGATAAGCTGGAGGTGGTGGCTGTCAATGACCTCACCGACCCCAGGACCAATGCCCACCTCCTGCGCTGGGACTCCAACTATGGCCGCTACCCGGGGAAGGTGGAAGCCGCCCCGGACGCTATAATTGTGGACGGGAAGAGGATAAAAGTTTTCGCGGAGCGGGACCCGGCAAAAATCCCCTGGAAGGGGCTGGGGGTGGAGGTGGTGGTGGAGTCCACAGGCATCTTCACCGATGCCGCCAAGGCCGGGGCTCACCTCCAGGCCGGGGCCAAGAAGGTCATCATCACCGCCCCCGCCAAGGGGGAGGATGTGACTGTTGTCCTGGGGGTGAATGAGAAGGCCTACGACCCTGCCCGCCACCATGTCATCTCCAATGCCTCCTGCACCACCAACTGTATTGCCCCGGTGGTCAAGGTCCTTAATGACAAGTTCGGGGTGGTGAAGGGGCTCATGTCCACTATCCACGCCTACACCAATGACCAGAGGCTCCTGGATATGTTCCACTCGGACCTGAGGCGGGCCAGGGCGGCGGCAATGAACATCGTCCCTACCACCACCGGGGCGGCCCGGGCCGTCACGGTCGTCATCCCCGAGCTCAAGGGCAGGCTCCACGGCGTGGCTTTCCGGGTGCCGGTGCCCACCGTTTCCCTCTGCGACTTCGTGGCCGACCTCTCCCGGGATGTTTCCGTGGAGGAGGTGAACCGGGCCTTCCGGGAGGCGGCCCAGGGGCCTTTGAAGGGCCTGCTGGAATACTGCGAGGAGGAGCTGGTGAGCTCCGATTTCAAGGGGAACCCGGCCTCGGCCATCTTTGATGCCCCCAGCACTATGGTGATAGGGGGCAACATGGTCAAGGTCCTGGCCTGGTATGACAACGAGTGGGGCTATAGCTGCCGGGTGGCCGACCTGACGGCCTATCTGGTGGAGAAGGGCCTCTGA
- the pth gene encoding aminoacyl-tRNA hydrolase gives MKLIVGLGNPGRDFARHRHNVGFRCVNAFARRHGLAFSRSQCQARIARGVVGGEEVVLARPQTFMNRSGVAVAGLVKALRITARDLLVIYDDLDLLLGAVRLRPGGSAGGHHGMESIIAALGSRDFPRLRVGIGRPSGGDVVSYVLEDFSPEEDKEVEKAVATAVEALECYLAEGLEEAMTRFNRRKGDEVEKP, from the coding sequence ATGAAGCTCATCGTGGGCCTGGGCAACCCGGGCCGCGATTTTGCCCGCCACCGCCACAATGTGGGCTTCCGCTGTGTCAATGCCTTTGCCCGCCGGCACGGCCTGGCCTTTTCCCGGAGCCAGTGCCAGGCCCGCATCGCCCGGGGGGTTGTGGGGGGGGAGGAGGTGGTCCTTGCCAGGCCCCAGACCTTTATGAACCGGAGCGGCGTGGCCGTGGCCGGGCTGGTGAAGGCCCTGAGGATAACCGCCCGGGACCTGCTGGTGATATACGATGACCTGGACCTGCTCCTGGGCGCCGTCCGCCTGCGGCCAGGGGGCAGTGCCGGGGGCCACCACGGCATGGAGTCCATCATCGCTGCCCTGGGGAGCCGGGACTTCCCCAGGTTGAGGGTGGGCATAGGCCGTCCCAGCGGCGGCGATGTCGTGTCCTATGTCCTGGAGGACTTCTCCCCCGAGGAGGATAAAGAAGTAGAGAAAGCCGTGGCCACTGCGGTGGAGGCCCTGGAATGCTATCTGGCGGAGGGCCTGGAAGAAGCCATGACCCGTTTCAACCGCCGGAAGGGCGATGAGGTTGAAAAACCATAA
- the ligA gene encoding NAD-dependent DNA ligase LigA — MSYEQVKARIEELGRLINRHNYRYYVLDSPEVSDAEYDELVRELKRLEAEHPELITPDSPTQRVGATPVEAFGTVEHPRPMLSLANAFDDQELEAWHKRVTNLVPGRPFDMVCELKIDGLAVALTYEYGRLVAGATRGDGLRGEEVTQNLRTIRAVPLSVPGEKVPPRFEVRGEVYLPHQAFKKLNEERAAQGLPLFANPRNAAAGSVRQLDPRITASRPLDIYVYALGWADPAIPRPTHWECLELLKGLGFKVNPASRKVESLEEAEEYYRYWRERREELPYDVDGVVVKVNPLALQEELGDVGHEPRWAVAYKFPATQVNTRLMDIRISVGRTGTLNPFAVLEPVSVGGVTIRQAALHNLDDIRRKDIRRGDMVIVQRAGEVIPEVVGSVVGLRKGNELPVDQDRELLERFQRCPVCGAQAVRPEGEVMVRCPDAACPAQVHQRLGHFASRNAMDIEGLGEKMTLALFKAGLLQDVADYYRLTREGLLEAKGKADRVIEEVSRAVATRRDLTPIQHTVVKRLTDSVLYDAGETRAVGARYGLTEQELVALREVVDDVLPGVLEAVGASPQLSWENILTLEKIAEKSASNFIASIQASKDRSLARLLFGLGIFHVGEEVARLLAEHFKSLDRLMKAGEEELTAVPTIGPKIAQSVAAFFREPRNSEIIEKLGRAGVRLEDREAEPEALPLSGMEFVITGRLESFARERAEAMIREKGGVVGSNVTRKTTYLVAGADPGSKLDRARSLGIKLLTEKEFLALIGEKA; from the coding sequence ATGAGCTATGAGCAGGTGAAAGCGAGGATTGAGGAGCTGGGGCGGCTCATCAACCGCCACAACTACAGGTACTATGTCCTGGACAGCCCCGAGGTCAGCGATGCCGAATATGACGAGCTGGTGCGGGAGCTGAAGAGGCTGGAGGCTGAGCACCCGGAGCTCATCACCCCCGATTCCCCCACCCAGCGGGTGGGGGCAACCCCCGTGGAGGCGTTCGGCACTGTGGAGCACCCCCGCCCCATGCTCAGCCTGGCCAATGCCTTTGACGACCAGGAGCTTGAAGCCTGGCACAAGAGGGTGACCAATCTTGTCCCCGGCCGCCCCTTTGATATGGTCTGCGAGCTGAAGATTGATGGCCTGGCGGTGGCCCTGACCTATGAGTACGGGCGTCTGGTGGCGGGGGCCACCCGGGGGGACGGCTTACGGGGGGAGGAGGTGACCCAGAACCTGAGGACCATCCGCGCCGTCCCCTTATCCGTTCCCGGGGAGAAGGTCCCACCCCGCTTTGAGGTGCGGGGGGAGGTCTATCTCCCCCACCAGGCCTTCAAGAAGCTGAACGAGGAGAGGGCCGCCCAGGGCCTGCCCCTCTTTGCCAACCCCAGGAACGCGGCGGCGGGGTCGGTGCGCCAACTGGACCCCCGCATCACCGCCTCGCGCCCCCTGGATATCTATGTCTATGCCCTGGGCTGGGCCGACCCCGCCATCCCCCGCCCCACCCACTGGGAGTGCCTGGAGCTCCTGAAAGGCCTGGGCTTCAAGGTCAACCCCGCCAGCCGGAAGGTGGAGAGCTTGGAGGAGGCGGAGGAATACTACCGCTACTGGCGAGAGAGGCGGGAGGAGTTGCCCTATGACGTGGACGGGGTGGTGGTGAAGGTGAACCCCCTGGCCCTCCAGGAGGAGCTGGGGGATGTAGGGCATGAGCCCCGCTGGGCGGTAGCCTACAAGTTCCCCGCCACCCAGGTCAACACTCGGCTGATGGATATCCGGATAAGTGTGGGCCGCACCGGAACCCTCAACCCCTTCGCCGTACTGGAGCCTGTCTCCGTGGGCGGGGTCACCATCCGCCAGGCTGCCCTCCACAACCTGGATGACATCCGGCGCAAGGACATCCGCCGGGGGGACATGGTCATCGTTCAGAGGGCGGGGGAGGTCATCCCCGAGGTGGTGGGGTCGGTGGTGGGCCTGAGGAAGGGGAACGAGCTACCTGTGGACCAGGACCGGGAGCTCCTGGAAAGGTTCCAGAGGTGCCCTGTCTGCGGGGCCCAGGCTGTCAGGCCAGAAGGCGAGGTGATGGTCCGCTGCCCCGATGCCGCCTGCCCTGCCCAGGTCCACCAGCGCCTGGGGCACTTCGCCTCCCGCAATGCTATGGACATCGAGGGGCTGGGCGAAAAGATGACCCTGGCCCTCTTCAAGGCCGGGCTCCTCCAGGATGTGGCCGACTACTACCGCCTGACCCGGGAAGGGCTGCTGGAAGCGAAAGGGAAGGCGGATAGGGTTATTGAGGAGGTCAGCAGGGCGGTCGCCACCAGGCGGGACCTCACTCCAATCCAGCATACTGTTGTGAAGAGGTTGACCGACAGCGTTCTTTATGATGCCGGAGAGACCAGGGCCGTCGGCGCCAGGTATGGTCTCACCGAGCAGGAGCTGGTAGCATTGCGGGAGGTGGTGGACGATGTCCTCCCTGGCGTTCTTGAGGCCGTAGGGGCCAGCCCCCAGCTGAGCTGGGAGAACATCCTGACCCTGGAGAAGATAGCGGAGAAGAGCGCCTCCAACTTCATCGCCTCCATCCAGGCCAGCAAAGACCGTTCTCTTGCGCGGCTCCTCTTTGGCCTGGGCATCTTCCATGTGGGAGAGGAGGTCGCCCGGCTCCTGGCAGAACATTTCAAGAGCCTGGACAGGCTTATGAAGGCCGGGGAAGAGGAGCTGACGGCTGTTCCCACCATCGGGCCCAAGATAGCCCAGAGCGTGGCGGCCTTCTTCCGGGAGCCAAGGAATAGTGAGATAATTGAGAAACTGGGGCGGGCGGGGGTGAGGCTGGAGGATAGAGAGGCCGAGCCTGAAGCCCTGCCCCTCTCCGGGATGGAGTTCGTCATCACCGGGAGGCTGGAGTCCTTTGCCCGGGAGAGGGCAGAGGCCATGATAAGGGAGAAAGGGGGCGTGGTGGGCTCCAATGTTACCCGCAAGACCACCTACCTGGTGGCGGGGGCTGACCCCGGCAGCAAACTGGACCGGGCCCGCTCCCTGGGGATAAAGTTGCTTACGGAAAAGGAGTTCCTGGCCCTTATCGGGGAGAAGGCTTGA
- a CDS encoding dihydroorotate dehydrogenase produces the protein MTASGTCGYGDEMEGLLDIQRLGAVVTKGITLQPRPGNPQPRLAETPCGLLNSIGLENIGLERLVGEKAPLWARWQTPVIVNIAGEKVAEYAALARGLDGVEGVAGLEVNISCPNLERGGVEFGTHPELAAEVTRAVRKNTRLPVLVKLSPEARDIVAVARAVVEAGADALTVANTIRGMVIDVKKRRPGLGAVSGGLSGPAIRPIALYLVYQVAGAVEAPVIACGGIMSAQDALEFLMAGAGAVQVGTATFLNPGAALEVLDGVEGFLKREGMTDIEQLIGLARKGEG, from the coding sequence ATGACCGCTTCTGGCACCTGTGGCTACGGGGACGAGATGGAGGGGCTCCTGGATATCCAGCGCCTGGGGGCGGTAGTTACCAAGGGAATCACCCTCCAGCCCCGCCCCGGAAACCCCCAGCCCCGCCTGGCGGAGACCCCCTGCGGCCTTCTCAATTCCATAGGGCTGGAGAACATCGGCCTGGAAAGGCTCGTCGGGGAGAAGGCTCCCCTCTGGGCCCGGTGGCAAACACCGGTCATTGTGAACATTGCCGGGGAGAAGGTGGCGGAGTATGCCGCGCTGGCCCGGGGGCTGGATGGGGTGGAGGGGGTGGCCGGCCTGGAGGTGAACATATCCTGCCCCAACCTGGAGCGGGGCGGGGTGGAGTTCGGCACCCACCCCGAGCTGGCGGCGGAGGTTACCAGGGCGGTCAGGAAGAATACCCGCCTCCCCGTGCTGGTGAAGCTGAGCCCCGAGGCCCGGGATATTGTGGCGGTGGCCCGGGCAGTAGTGGAGGCGGGGGCCGATGCCCTGACCGTGGCCAATACCATCAGGGGGATGGTCATAGATGTGAAAAAGCGCCGCCCCGGGCTGGGGGCGGTCTCTGGAGGCCTCTCCGGCCCCGCCATCCGGCCCATCGCCCTTTATCTGGTCTATCAGGTGGCCGGGGCAGTGGAGGCCCCGGTGATAGCCTGCGGCGGCATCATGAGCGCCCAGGATGCCCTGGAGTTCCTCATGGCCGGGGCCGGGGCAGTCCAGGTGGGCACGGCCACCTTCCTCAACCCCGGGGCCGCCCTGGAGGTACTGGACGGGGTAGAAGGGTTCCTGAAGCGAGAGGGCATGACGGATATTGAGCAGCTCATCGGCCTGGCCAGGAAGGGGGAAGGATGA
- the gatA gene encoding Asp-tRNA(Asn)/Glu-tRNA(Gln) amidotransferase subunit GatA, with protein sequence MKELYYLSIEEAHQLLRKKGVSIPELVRAVQERIEGVEGRVKAFVTPTPEEALKQAEEAQKRLKEGDRNPLLGIPAAIKDNMCTRGVRTTCSSRMLEDFIPPYDATVVGRLQGAGAVMVGKTNMDEFAMGSSTENSAFFPTHNPWDLSRVPGGSSGGSAAAVAAGEALFALGSDTGGSIRQPAGFCGIVGLKPTYGLVSRYGLVAFASSLDQIGPMARTVKDCALVLQAIGGHDPSDSTSLALPLPDYTRAFIPDLKGLRLGVPKEFFPRGLEAGVEKVMRQAIKKLEELGAEVDWDISLPHTRYALAAYYILAPSEASANLARYDGVKYGFSDMAPEMWQAMERTRQFGFGPEVKRRVMLGTYALSKGYYDAYYLKAQKVRTLIRQDLDQAFQRCQALITPTSPTVPFRLGEKLADPVQMYLSDVFTIPVNIAAVPALTLPAGFADGLPVGMQIIGPPLSEELLFRTGFAYEQATGHHLRRPPL encoded by the coding sequence GTGAAAGAGCTCTACTACCTCAGCATTGAGGAAGCCCATCAGCTCCTGAGAAAAAAGGGGGTCTCCATCCCGGAGCTGGTCCGGGCGGTCCAGGAGCGGATTGAGGGGGTGGAGGGCAGGGTGAAGGCCTTCGTTACCCCCACCCCGGAGGAGGCCCTGAAGCAGGCGGAAGAAGCCCAGAAAAGGCTCAAGGAAGGGGATAGGAATCCCCTCCTGGGCATCCCCGCCGCCATCAAGGACAACATGTGCACCCGGGGCGTCCGCACTACCTGCTCCTCCAGGATGCTGGAGGACTTCATCCCCCCGTATGATGCCACGGTGGTGGGGAGGCTCCAGGGGGCGGGGGCGGTGATGGTGGGGAAGACCAATATGGACGAGTTTGCCATGGGCTCGTCCACGGAGAACTCGGCCTTCTTCCCCACCCACAACCCCTGGGACCTCTCCCGGGTGCCCGGCGGCTCCAGTGGGGGTTCAGCGGCGGCGGTGGCGGCGGGGGAGGCCCTCTTTGCCCTGGGCTCGGACACAGGGGGCTCCATCCGCCAGCCAGCGGGCTTCTGCGGCATTGTCGGCCTCAAGCCCACCTACGGCCTGGTCTCCCGCTATGGCCTGGTGGCCTTCGCCAGCTCCCTGGACCAGATAGGGCCCATGGCCCGGACCGTGAAGGACTGTGCCTTAGTCCTCCAGGCCATCGGCGGCCATGACCCCAGCGACTCCACCTCCCTGGCCCTCCCCCTACCCGACTATACCCGGGCATTCATCCCCGACCTCAAGGGCCTCCGGCTGGGGGTGCCGAAGGAGTTCTTCCCCCGCGGGCTGGAGGCGGGGGTGGAAAAGGTGATGCGCCAGGCCATCAAGAAGCTGGAGGAGCTGGGGGCGGAGGTGGACTGGGACATCTCCCTGCCTCATACCCGCTATGCCCTGGCAGCCTACTATATCCTGGCCCCTTCCGAGGCCTCGGCTAACCTGGCGCGCTATGATGGGGTGAAGTACGGCTTCTCCGACATGGCCCCGGAGATGTGGCAGGCTATGGAGAGGACGCGGCAGTTTGGCTTCGGCCCCGAGGTTAAGAGGCGTGTCATGCTGGGGACCTACGCCCTCTCCAAAGGCTACTACGATGCCTACTATCTCAAGGCCCAGAAGGTGAGGACCCTTATACGCCAGGACCTGGACCAGGCCTTTCAGCGGTGCCAGGCCCTTATCACCCCCACCTCCCCCACGGTGCCCTTCCGCCTGGGGGAAAAGCTGGCCGACCCCGTTCAGATGTATCTCTCCGACGTTTTCACCATCCCGGTGAATATCGCTGCCGTCCCCGCCCTCACCCTGCCCGCCGGCTTCGCCGATGGTCTCCCCGTGGGGATGCAGATTATCGGTCCCCCATTGAGCGAGGAGCTGCTGTTCCGCACAGGTTTTGCCTATGAACAGGCCACCGGCCACCACCTGAGAAGGCCCCCCCTCTAG